ttttagcaattgagttgtaacatttattttagtcaaaaccttgtctattgtatttcttgcttagagttgtattttggtttcctattttcattgaataatatatattctctaacaaccATTGGATAAAATTAGTTTGCCGGACTTAAGCACCACTTTGATGCCCATTTGCTCAACATGCGCCCACTCACAAGATTCCTAATCATATCtggaacatacaacacattggtcaaTAAAACATTCTTTTCGGATGTGAAGTAAAGATCAACATTCCTCTTTCCCAACACCTTGGATCTAtgctcatttcccatttggatctcatgACCATCTCTTGAttcttcaaaggttttgaagacctctctatcataagttgcatgaatggtggcacaagtgtcatagCACCATCCTTGCACTTTCCATTGGATGACATTTACCTCACTCAAGGTAGCAACCAACTCCTCTTTGGTTGTTTTGACCTTGGATCCATGGTTATGGGCCTTTCGATACATGCAATCCCTAGCCATGTCGCCACTCttgcaacaaacaaagaaatgGCCTTTCACACACTTGAATTGCCATTCATTCTTCTTAGGGGCTAAGTAAGTATCCTTATTTGATTGAGGCTTCTTGTGAGTCTTCCCTTTGGATTGAGAGGGTATGGCATTAACCTTGGATGTCCcaacattggactcttccatacaGTTATCTCTAGAACGAGACTTTTCTCCAATCCTTTGATGCTTTCAAAGAtgtctcttcattcttatggatgATCTTCTTTCTATAGCTTCTCCAAGATGGAGGTAACTTAGCTATAATCCCTCCCACAATGAATGGTTATGAAAATTTTATCTTAAGTgtagacaacttattcacaataacttgaaGATGTACATGGAGGTGTAAGGATTTACCATCAAAGAACTCAAATTCCATATATTCAGTTATgaggaatttcttggtacctttTTCTTTGGCTTTGTacttcttctcaagagcttcccatATCTTCTTTGATGATGTAGTgtttgtgtagagatcatagagacaAAATGATAGAGCATTGAGTATGTGACCTCTACAAATGAGTTCAtcttcttccattttcttcctttctttaatcACTTCTTGAGAATCACCATCCTTTAAAGGCTTCAAATTCTTCAAATAAGAATGTAGTGCACCTTCAATGTTGTGAGAAGAAACTTGATCTTGACTTGCTAACGAACAAAATTTGGTCCATCGAATCTATCTAGTCTCACTAGATCGTGAGACATGAACTTGAGAGCTGAGATTGATTAGCTTTCTTCCATAGCTTTGTTTAGTAGATAAACCTTATAGATAGGCAAACTTTGATACAAACAAAGGTTTAGAGATAGAGATTTTTATTGTTGAGATTTAGAGGCTTATAACCTtggttttgtattacaactcaaagaaATAATCACAAGTAATCTAAACTCTATTGAAAGATAATTGTAAAGTACATAAACACAAATAAGCAAGTGTAGAGTAGACCTTTCTTGAAGAAGAACCTTCAAGCATAAAATCACaagactatgattttatgtgaaccacaaatgttacaaggcttgacacaaatgaagaatTATTGTCCAAAAATATCTATTCCTAGGCTTCTCCTTGGAATTacttgaagctacaacaatggaatgagattgggattcacaagccttgaatcttcatacaagtcaagctatCTTGATGAAGATCATGGAGAAAagtagtaatcttgaaagctagagagagagagagagttcttttagagagagatagatgagtgatcaagtcaccaactaactcaaatgaactttttaaatagtataggaacctcattagactcaaccaatgagattatagcattttaatttgaattttggagccaaaacacgtcATTATACAAATTTGTACGGATGGCCCAGGCGACGTGTTGCTTGGGTGTTTATTTCACAAATGAGCGATGCATCGTCGATGCCACTGACTTGGTGCTCCAAaaattgtctcaaaacatcctcaAATGCTCCCAATTtttttgggtactctcatatactccaaagaaatactttggacccaaaaagatgatttataaatgcctatacagAAAATTAagtctcacatgttgactttgtaaaatcgttatggtttttggCACCTATTCCTGCCTTACTGATTTCACCATTTATTTAACCAAACAGGGGTTTGAGTGGTGTTGGCCGGTGGTGGAGCTCGGGATAGGGTCGGGATTTGGGGAGAGAAAACAAAGAGAGAgcatgtagagagagagagagagagagagagagagagagagagagagagagagagaattgcaAAGAAAATAAGGAAGAAGAAAGGGAATGGTTTGTTTATGCAACTGAGTTATTTGCGGCGACTGGATTTATCGCAAAAAACCTTCAACTTTTGCTATAAATAACAATTGATGTCGTCCAATTAGTAATTAAAAAATCCTAAAAGTATTTGCGACAAAAATTAGGCATTGCAAATAATAGCAAAAGTGTTGCAAATAATTGGCGAAAATATCTTTGCGAATTTTTTCCTCcaatattatttacaaaaatttcaCCATTTTAGCAGCGAAATGTTCGCTGCAAATAATTCACTCGGTGCCTCAAATAATCCCAACAAACTTGTATGAAACAGTAAACATGAGAGAAACCCGCGCCAAATTGCTAATGCTTTTGCATCGAACAATTCTCTCCACAAAATAAGTATCCCGATTCTTGTTAAAAATCATACATCATAATTCACCGCAAATAGGGATATTAGTATGGCTGGGCCACAATTTGCCGCAAATAACTTTTTTTCTtgtaatgtattttttttaacttgGGATTTGTAAATGAGTATGTGAACTTAAAAGTATAATTCTAATATTACTAAATAATGTTTAGTTTAAAATTTCAGATGGATTCGTTATAACATGGTATCAAATTAAATGTATTAATTTTGTCATAATTGGATGCTCTATTATGAATAAAGTTGCCGCATCATAAATCCATTTTATTgtaatacatacatatatatagaaatCTCAGTctatatatccacaaaataaaaataaattacacgAAAATGTAGCAAAAAGGAAGGAGAGAGATAATTAATTACAAGTATATAATAACCATTATACATATTCaattatacattatatatatttatagaggcACATCCATGGTTACATGAAACTAAGCAATTAATAATAAGCTTAGATAGAACATGGGGAGAGCAACCTAATTTCATCATAAAAGTTTTCACAGTGATGAAATATAATCCCAAAAGTCTCAAAATGGACAGAACATTATAACACAGACAAGCAATCCAAGTAAACGTTGTTTAGGGCTCGACAGCAATGGTGTTGGTGCACTTTGGCTGCTCTTAGGGCGTCTCATAAGGTCATTAGATCCACCATACACTGCCTTTGCTTTTCTAATAGAAGTCAATTCATGACCATTATTTTCACCTTCttccaaccctaattttttcccATGTTTGATTTGATGGTTGCTCTCTCTGCTTGGTAATTCAGAACTCATTACACCATTCTCATCTACAAAAAGAGATATCATTACAATTAACAAATAATGACTATAATATCTTGGGACGAAAATGAGatataaatgtatatttataTGCTTACACTTGAGTCTTTTGTTCTGATGATTATCAGATCTGCATGAAGAAGCAGCAACGCAAATAATCATGAAGAGGAGCCAGACAAGGTATTTGATCTTCATCATGATGATGAGCTTATTAGATTTATTTTCTTGATATACCAAGTTTATAGAAAATGTTGATTTGAGGCTAGTGAATAATCCTTTAGAGCTATACCATGCTTAAAAACACCTGTAAAGAAGGGTATAAGGGAATAGCTTGGAGATAAAAAAAGAATGTGAAAGCACCGATCATGAAAATCTTTTCATGAACAGTTTGTTGATAAAGAAGAATCCTCTATATGGAATCAAATCAAACTACTGTTCATGAGGTCACTCATGAAGTTTTCTGTATTCTTTACTTAGATTTTTAATTCAAACCAAGTATGAAAGCTTTGGTGATGACTTTTCTGTTAATATAGTTACACACTTGTATTATACTCAAGCATATTTATAATATTCATATCAAGGAAGGAATATGCTGTTTTGGACTCTGATTTTACAAATATATTGACCACTCTAGTTTTATTTGTGAAAAATAATCATAAAGTTGAAGGAAAAGAATAAAGAGGCTCCCCATTTTCTTTCATTTCAAAGAATCGATCCACCTTCTTTAACAaaataattttggtatttttatatattattgtttgaAAAGCTATAACTTGGTTGATTGGATGGACTTATATGCCATTTAATAAATGTGGTAAACTATGGATCACAGAAATGGCTTTAAAGAAAAGGAAGGACAAAGAGAAGGAATATGTATTTTATATAACATATATAGGTTATTAGCAGATTAAAAATGATCTTACGCAACTCCTTCTTCATCTAGCTGAGAAGGCAATTAGAAGCATGGTTAAACCTACAAGCAGTTCTGCCAGTGAAGTCAAATCGCCAGCAGTTGGTGCAAATGATTCTAAAGCTATTTAGTGTAGGTGGTTCATCTCAGAAGCTGGCCAATGTCATCTGCTTCGTCAATGAAGAACAGAAGAAGGTCATCGTTGACATTATTAGATTTGGGTCGTTGATATGTTATTTGGTGGTGAACATGATCCAAAAGGCACTCTTTTGTTACTTTATGAAAACAAGTATCAAACCGCCCACACTACACAAAATACACACACCATACAAAAATATGTAACTCCTTACAATACAGTTGCTGTTTAAAAAATTGGTCAAACTGTATATGTGGTGCGGTATAattatttcataaaaaattatACACCTTGCAAATATGCATTGATAATTGAAGCTTTTGAGCTTGCCCTTGGAATAAAAAATGGTGGTGATGAGGAGATTTAATTGAGTCCACTGCCTTAATTTTTGGACATCTAAGAGAGTGAGGAAAATGAAGAGGTAGATAACAAAGAAATGAGGGTAACCATAAAATTATGGGTACCAtacattattttgtatttttttcatgtTTAATGCATTGACATTATTAGTTGTGTGCTTTACTGGCCACTTGCAAGATCTGATGTACGAGTGATGGTTTGTGAATTTAGGATAGAGAAAATAGTGATGATTTGTTGTAGTTTAGAATATTTGATGAGTAGTAGAAGTAGCTAGAATAATGATAGGTTATGATATTATAGTTGATGTTGTCGAGTGGACACGTGAAGAAATTTGGGTTTGGAGAGTAAGATTTATGTTTTAGAGAGTAGAAGATAGTAGAAAGTAGTAGAGTTTTATTGATGGTTTGTTGTTTTTAGTTACATCATTTTGCTAACCATGATGGAATATTTATAGTGGCTAGCCCACTCTACATTTGTGGCTAGAATTACTTGTTCTAGATCCTTCGTTTACTAGAAGGAATATTTACCACACAAATTTACTTGTTTCTCAAGCATAATGCTTATAGAAAATTCTAGAGTAAGCTTATTCTACAAATATCAAGAATGTTATAGAGTAAAGTATTGTAGAAATGTCTATGAAGTTCTTAAAGTAAAGTATTCTACAAATGTCTAGTATATTCTAGAGAATTCAAAAAATGTGCAGCAACTTCTAATACTCCTCTTTGGTACACATTTCAGTAACTCCAATCAAGACTCATAGTAGCTCGAACTTTCCTCTTGGTATAGTGCCTTTTTGCATATATCTTCTAACTGCTCTTCAGTCCTGTAGTGCTTGAGCTCTATTTCCTTGTTTGCCTCAGCTTCTCTGATGAAGTGATACTTGATGCCTATATGCTTAATCCTGCTATGAAATACGAGATTTTTGGCCATTGCTATAGTTGATTTGCTATCTCAATAGATCTTTGTAGCTTTGTCTTGTGATTCTCCCATCTCTTCAAGAATTATTTTAAGCCATATAGCTTGGCTTGTAGTCCTTGTTGTTGCAATATAATCTGCTTCAGTTGCTGATTGCGCAACTATCACTTGTTTCTTTGATGCCCAGGAAATATCCATGATCCAATTGTGAAGGCATATCCTGACGTACTTTTCATGTCGTCAACTGATCCTGCCCAGTCACTATCTGTGTAGCCAATGAGTTTTGACTCTTGCATGACTCCATACCATATTCCGTAGTTATTTGTCCCTTGCAAGTATCTAAGGACTCTCCTGGCTGCTCCGTagtgaacttgacttggatcGTGCATGAATCTTGATAAAAGGCTTACTGCATACATAATGCTTGGTCTTGTAGCGGTCAGATAGAGTAAGCTTCCAATTAAACTTCGAAACTTTGATTCATCTGCTTTTGGTGAGTTGTCCTCTTTCTTGAGTGCTTTGCTGTTGTCTAGTGGAGTTGATACTATCTTACATCCCTCCATTTTGAACTTCTTCAATAGTGTCTCTGTATACTTCTTTTGTGAAATGAAGATCCCATCTTCTTTTTGAGTTATTTCAATCCCGAGAAAGTAGTGCATAAAGCAAAATCGTCATCTAAAAACTTTTCATCATGTCTTCTTTAAACTTCTTGACCATCTCCTTATTATTGCCTGTGTAGATGAGATCATCAACATGTAAAGAGACAATAAGTATATTATTCGTTCCTTGAGTCTTGATGTAGAGTGTTGGTTTACTTTTGCTCCTCCTAAATCCTTGTTCAGTGAAGTAGTTGTCAATTCTGTTGTaccaggctcgcggagcttgcTTTAGGCCATATAAAACTTTTTTCAACTTGAGAACTTTAtcttcttgtccttgcaccatgAACCCTTGAGGTTGCTCCACATATATTTCTTCTTCGAGATAGCCTTTGAGAATTGCTGACTTCACGTCTAGTTGGAAAATCTTCCATTTCTTATGTGTAGCTAGAGCAATCAAAGCCTTGATTGTGTTGAGGTGTGCAACTAGAGAAAATGTTTCATTGTAGTAAACTCCATGTCGTTGTGAGTATCCCTTGGCAACTAACCTtgctttatgcttttgaattgAGCCATCTGAATTGGGCTTTATCTTGTAAACCAACTTGACTCCTATAGTGTCTTTGTCTTGTGGACAATCTACAAGCTCCCAAGTCTCATTCTTCTCAATCATATTTATCTCTTCGTCCATATCTTTTCTCCATACTTCTT
The Humulus lupulus chromosome 6, drHumLupu1.1, whole genome shotgun sequence DNA segment above includes these coding regions:
- the LOC133784388 gene encoding uncharacterized protein LOC133784388, whose protein sequence is MMKIKYLVWLLFMIICVAASSCRSDNHQNKRLKYENGVMSSELPSRESNHQIKHGKKLGLEEGENNGHELTSIRKAKAVYGGSNDLMRRPKSSQSAPTPLLSSPKQRLLGLLVCVIMFCPF